The Psychrobacter raelei genome contains the following window.
GTACTTTGTGGCGACGGGTACCGGCGGTCATAAGTTCACCAAGACTTATGCGGAGCATAACCAAGCGGTAAAAGAGTATTTGGCGGTGATGCGCCAACAAAAAAGCGGTCAATAAATAGATGTAGGCGAACAACAAGTACGCCTATTATATGTGGGGAAAAACACCCTGATATTAACAAGGGTGATACTGGCAACAACGAGGTAATCGACATTGAGTCTAGGTAAGTTTGTAAGCTTTGAAGGCACCGAAGGGGTAGGAAAAACCACAGCGATTAATGGCTTGTGTGAGCGCTTGCAAGCTCAAGGCATCGAGTATGTCCGCACCCGTGAGCCAGGCGGAAGCCCCTTTGCTGAGAAGCTGCGTGAGTTGTTGTTAGACACACGTACTCAGATTAATGATGACACTGAGCTGTTATTGATGTTTGCTGCGCGCAGTGACCATTTAGCGCAAGTTATTATGCCGGCATTAAGCGCAGGCAAATGGGTGATCTGTGATCGCTTTATTGACTCTACTGTGGCCTATCAAGGCTATGGACGAGGCTTTGGGAATGCCGATATGCTACATAAAATCGAGGCTCTTATTGCAGGGTTTGTACCGCGTTTACCTGACATTACCTTGTGGTTAGATCTGCCAGTCGCCGAGGGCATGCAGCGCGCCGGCAAACGTAGTGTAGCTGACCGCTTTGAACAGCAGCAACTTGATTTCTTTGATCGTGTTTATCAAGGTTTTGAGGCTCAGCAGCAAGCACAGCCGCAGCGCATTCAGCGTATCGATGCTCAAGGTGAGGTAGAGCAAGTGGCGGATAGAATTTGGCAGGCAGTCAGCCAGCAGCTATAGCGAGGCAGCCTAAGGGTGAGGCTTTGCCTTTGCTTCAATGACCGACTTCACCTCTTGCCAAGCTTTAGTTTGCTAAGTTTTGAGTCATAAAAAAGAGCAGCTCGTATTCGGGCTGCTCTTTTTTTTGCGGTGTGTAACCTGGTTTTAAGACAATTTATCTGAGCTATTTTTGGCATGGGTATCAGGCAGGCGCTGCGGATCTAGTGACCCATCAGGTTGTCTGGGTGCTTGTGAATTGCCATTGTCCTGTGACTGTAGTGATTTTACGGAGGCCGCTTTGCTCACTTTGGGGGCAGCTGCAGCACTGTCAGAGTGCTTTTGTAGGCTTTGCTCAAGCTTATTGGCCAGATCTGCCTCAAGCTGAGTGGCCGGTAGCGTAGAGGCTGCCGACTTCGATGCCGTGTCTGCATGAGCTGTGTCTTGAACCACTTGGCTATCAACGGCTGCCGTTTGGGCGTCAGAGGCGGCCAGTTTAGGTTCAGCTTTGGCAGGAGTCGTGGCCGCTTGGGCGCCATAGTTGGGGTCACGCACATCTTCATTAAGGGTCTTTTCTTTGCGTTTTTCAGGCGCTTTGGAGGTAGACTCAAACTGCAAGTCGGCCAAAGCACGGGCCTGATTTTGCTTTTCTGTGACATCGACTGTTTTAGGCTGTACTTCATCTTCAATGACGAGCGCTACCAGCTTGTGATCACGAGGTATGTCATTTTCAAAGCTGTCGGTAATCACATGCAAATGACCTTCTTTATCAATGGTATATAAGGGGACAAATTGCTTATTATCGGCGCGATACTGGCTGTAGCTATAGCTGTCGGTAATGTTGGTAATTTTGATGCGTGCCTTTTTAGACAGCATACTGGCCATCTTGGTATAGGTGGCATCTTTACCGAACAGCCAGCGTGAGGTGAAGTTGGCACGGCGGGTTTCGCGTTCGGTTTTGGCCTTATCTTCGGTGAATTTTAGACGGTAAATTTTTTGTTCGCCAAATTCATGACGGTAATGCAGCTCAGATAAGGTATTCATCTCCTTATCGGTGCTCATCGCAAATAAATGGCCAATACCAATCAAATCCAAATGCCGATCGGCATGGTCTGAGATGGGGTTACCAAAGTAGGTGCGTAGGCCAGACATACGTGCTTTAGCAATATTGGTGTAGTTATTGTGCGCCACCAATACATCGAAGCCTTGGTCTTGTAGAGATTCAGCCACTTTTAAGGCCACAGGGTTTGAGCCGACAATCAGTACACCATTGCTGGCAGGCTCACGCACGCCCAATAGGTTACCCACCATTTTGGCACCCAAGCCTTGGATCAATACAGTACCGATAATCACCATAAACACTAGGGGTACTAACAGCTCAACACCTTGAATATCATACTCTTGCAAGCGAATGGCGAACAAAGAGGAGATGGCAGCAGCCACAATACCACGTGGCCCAATCCAGCTGATCATCATCTTCTCAGAGGTCTTTAAGTTCGAGCCCATAGACGATGCCCACACCGATAAAGGGCGTGCCACGAACATCACAATGGCCAACAGCACCAAGCCTTGGAAGCCCACACTCAATAAGCTGTTTAGCTCTACACGGGCAGCGAGTACGATGAACAACACTGAGATGAGTAAGACGGTTAATGACTCATTAAACTCCAAGATTTGCTCACGCGGAAAGCCTTTCCAGTTAGCTAGAGCCACACCCATGACCGTCACGGCCAGTAGACCTGATTCATGTTCTAAATGGTTGGATAAAGAGAACAGTAGCAGCACAAAAGCTAAGGTAAAGACGTTGTGTAAGAACTCAGGAATCATATGGCGCTTGATCAAGTTGGCCAATACGAATGCCCCAAACATACCGATGGCGGTGGCAATAACCACAATCTCAGCGAATAAGAAGATACTGTTGGCCTCTCCGCCTGAGATGATATATTCATACACCAAGACCACGGCGATTGCGCCTACCGGATCAATGATGATGCCTTCCCATTTTAGGATATTGGAGATGGTTTTGTTGGGCCGCACACTGCGCAGCAAAGGCATGATTACCGTCGGCCCGGTCACACAGACTAAGGAGCCGAACAATAAAGCGATAAGCGGATCGACATCAAACAACAAGTAGGTGGATAATGCCACCACAGCGATAGTAATCACTACCCCTAAGGACACCAACATTTGTACCACTTTACCGTGCTGCTTAATCTCTTCAAACTCTAAGGTCAATGAGCCTTCAAATAAAATAATTGCCACGCCCAAAGAGATAAAAGGGAATAATAAATCGCCAATGACCGCATCAGGGTCGAAATAACCCATAACTGGACCGACAAAGATGCCAATGAGCAATAAAAATAAAATAGACGGCTGTTTTAAATACCAAGCCAGCCACTGCGCTGCAATGCCAAGCCCAACCACGCCAGATAATAATAAGGCGGTATCCATGAAAAATTCCTTGTGTTTGCAGTGTCATTTAGACCAAAAGCGGGCGAAACTAAAAAATATCTAGGTTCCCTGCTACTTGTCAATGGTATATAAAAGCGACACCGAAAAAAAAGCCTAGTGAGTAACGACTAGGCTTTGCTAACTACAATATAAAGATAACCAGCGTAACAAATACTGAGTTTTAATGAGGTTATCATATCACGAAATAAAGTAACACATCCGATACAATGGGGCAGTTGCCATAAAACGGTGACTAAAATTGGTTAAAACTGGCGTTGATTTTGAGTAAAAACAACCCCTTTTTTTCAAAAAAAATAGGCGCTATTGCCTAAAATAAAAGGGCTAACGCTCAGGATGATTTTGTAAAGTCAAATTGGCATCAGCTGCGCCTAGATTTTAGGTAACAAAATAAAAAGCATGTGTAATTGGCGTGTTGAAAATCTATGATATAAGTCATGTAGCATATAAAGCAGTTACAATATAGTATAAACGTCACTCATATAAAAAAAGTAATGCTCGGTCGGTGTATTGCTAGGGTTATAACCTTAATTAAGCTCAATGGTTGTCTAATAGAGTATCACCTCGTCTCTGATGACCCTGCGGTTATGCCTAAGCACACACCTTTACTCATTAAGACCTAAGCGGGCCAGTATATTTTGCTTGTCAGCGGATCTTTGAGCACAGACTCACTTGGAGAATCAACAATGAAAAATACGCCCAACAGACCAAAAACGATAGTTAGCGCATTAAAAACAACTTACTTGTCTCAAAGCTTACAAAAAAGCCAACAAAAGCTTAAAGCGTTCGGTGCAGGCTCTGTGCTGGCACTGAGTGGCTTTGGCATAGGTAGTTTGGGGCTAACCGCAGGCACAGCTTTATTGGCTACCTCTGCGACTATACCTACGGCAGCACAGGCCGCGGTTGTGGCTTCAGATTTCTCAGATTTGGTGGAGCAGGTGAGCCCAGGCGTTGCTAGAGTCAACGTAGTGACTAAGGTGAGTGAAGAGGAGCTTGCCAAGGCTCAAACTGTTGAGCTGCTGCGACAGTTCTTCGGCGACCGCATTCGCATTCCAGGTGCCCAAACAGCCCCGGCCATTGAATACAACTATGGTACGGGCTTTTTTGTGACCTCAGATGGCTATCTGTTGACCAACCACCATGTGATTGCGGGGGCAGATAAGATTACGGTCACCTTAAATGACCGCACCGAGCTTGATGCCACTTTGGTCGGCAGTGATGAGCGCTCCGATGTGGCGGTATTAAAGGTAAAAGCCCAGCCAGGTAAGTCTTATCCTGCGCTGCCTACCGGTGACTCCAATGCGGTAAAAGTGGGTGAGCCAGTATTGGCTATTGGCTCGCCTTTTGGTTTTGATTATTCAGCGTCGGCCGGTATCGTCAGTGCCAAGTCGCGTAACTTCTCACGGGATATTAGCGTGCCCTTTATCCAGTCGGATGTGGCGCTAAACCCAGGCAACTCAGGCGGTCCACTATTTAATCGTAACGGCCAAGTTATTGGCATTAACTCTCGAATATTCAGTGGTACTGGCGGCTATATGGGACTGTCTTTTTCTATCCCCATTAATGAGGCGATGGATATTTATCAGCAGCTAAAACAAACCGGCACAGTGTCACGCGCTTATCTGGGTATATTCCCTCAAGACATCGACCGCAACTTGGCCGAAGCTTATGGCCTAAGTAAGCCGCAAGGGGCGCTACTGATTAAGGTTACCCCTAAGTCGCCAGCAGAAGCAGCTGGCCTAAAGGCGGGCGATATCATCACCCATTACAACGGTAAAATGATTTTAGAATCCTCTGACCTTTTAAACATCATTAACCGCAGTAAGCCAGGTGAGAGCTTTAAAGCCGATGTATTGCGTCAAGGCAAAAAGATTGCAGTCATTGGTAAGTTATCAGCAGCGCCCGATGATGTGGCACCAGATGCGGTGGTCACTAAGTCTAATAACAGCCAAATTCGTCTAGGCTTGCGCATTCAGGCGCTGCCTCGTGAAAGCTTGGCACAGCTGGACGGAGAAGGGGTATTGGTAACCGAGGTAGATCCTACAGGGATAGCAGCCAGAGCTGGTATAAGAGCCGGTGACGTTATCACTAA
Protein-coding sequences here:
- the tmk gene encoding dTMP kinase, whose product is MSLGKFVSFEGTEGVGKTTAINGLCERLQAQGIEYVRTREPGGSPFAEKLRELLLDTRTQINDDTELLLMFAARSDHLAQVIMPALSAGKWVICDRFIDSTVAYQGYGRGFGNADMLHKIEALIAGFVPRLPDITLWLDLPVAEGMQRAGKRSVADRFEQQQLDFFDRVYQGFEAQQQAQPQRIQRIDAQGEVEQVADRIWQAVSQQL
- a CDS encoding cation:proton antiporter; amino-acid sequence: MDTALLLSGVVGLGIAAQWLAWYLKQPSILFLLLIGIFVGPVMGYFDPDAVIGDLLFPFISLGVAIILFEGSLTLEFEEIKQHGKVVQMLVSLGVVITIAVVALSTYLLFDVDPLIALLFGSLVCVTGPTVIMPLLRSVRPNKTISNILKWEGIIIDPVGAIAVVLVYEYIISGGEANSIFLFAEIVVIATAIGMFGAFVLANLIKRHMIPEFLHNVFTLAFVLLLFSLSNHLEHESGLLAVTVMGVALANWKGFPREQILEFNESLTVLLISVLFIVLAARVELNSLLSVGFQGLVLLAIVMFVARPLSVWASSMGSNLKTSEKMMISWIGPRGIVAAAISSLFAIRLQEYDIQGVELLVPLVFMVIIGTVLIQGLGAKMVGNLLGVREPASNGVLIVGSNPVALKVAESLQDQGFDVLVAHNNYTNIAKARMSGLRTYFGNPISDHADRHLDLIGIGHLFAMSTDKEMNTLSELHYRHEFGEQKIYRLKFTEDKAKTERETRRANFTSRWLFGKDATYTKMASMLSKKARIKITNITDSYSYSQYRADNKQFVPLYTIDKEGHLHVITDSFENDIPRDHKLVALVIEDEVQPKTVDVTEKQNQARALADLQFESTSKAPEKRKEKTLNEDVRDPNYGAQAATTPAKAEPKLAASDAQTAAVDSQVVQDTAHADTASKSAASTLPATQLEADLANKLEQSLQKHSDSAAAAPKVSKAASVKSLQSQDNGNSQAPRQPDGSLDPQRLPDTHAKNSSDKLS
- a CDS encoding Do family serine endopeptidase, translating into MKNTPNRPKTIVSALKTTYLSQSLQKSQQKLKAFGAGSVLALSGFGIGSLGLTAGTALLATSATIPTAAQAAVVASDFSDLVEQVSPGVARVNVVTKVSEEELAKAQTVELLRQFFGDRIRIPGAQTAPAIEYNYGTGFFVTSDGYLLTNHHVIAGADKITVTLNDRTELDATLVGSDERSDVAVLKVKAQPGKSYPALPTGDSNAVKVGEPVLAIGSPFGFDYSASAGIVSAKSRNFSRDISVPFIQSDVALNPGNSGGPLFNRNGQVIGINSRIFSGTGGYMGLSFSIPINEAMDIYQQLKQTGTVSRAYLGIFPQDIDRNLAEAYGLSKPQGALLIKVTPKSPAEAAGLKAGDIITHYNGKMILESSDLLNIINRSKPGESFKADVLRQGKKIAVIGKLSAAPDDVAPDAVVTKSNNSQIRLGLRIQALPRESLAQLDGEGVLVTEVDPTGIAARAGIRAGDVITNLHQKSIKSIDDFQRALRQLPEAGVVTIEVVRQGIPAIIGLRLD